In Drosophila nasuta strain 15112-1781.00 chromosome 2R, ASM2355853v1, whole genome shotgun sequence, a single genomic region encodes these proteins:
- the LOC132787525 gene encoding uncharacterized protein LOC132787525 isoform X1 — MASGAHLKLQLIVLFLVVAIRPNAGQQDNATTIDSYARLVAPILEHLNDTLQLHLNNLRESDNLLVKCLLQQTNIPIVVSNDMSVTQSVFVSKLLHHFLIYDTVQELEEQLYQFSDTGNFYIIALLHTIEEEQQRLQQFMQTVWYQQGHNRIYYIRQQAEQLLLYNPFQDSIVLVQDAFSYRRIYANLHGYALRAYIFDSVYSALYGDGEKQQVLRVTGPDANVGEIVAKKLNLTLNYVWPDDEFFGGLMPDGNYSGGVGRAHRHELDVIFAGFFIKDYLTTRIQFSAAVYMDDLCLYVQKAQRIPQSIVPLFAVRPDVWLCFLLVGIICAFIWMCLRALNLSLHIERIQEQQLDSRKDVHYLSTAWRIFIDTWVVWVRVNIVQYPPYNSERIFLVSICLVSVIFGALLESSLATAYIRPLYYRDPNTLAELDASQLPIYIKHPAFKDDLFYGHDSEVYRRLDAKMMLVGEGEDRLINMVSRLGKFAGVTRSASLELSDRRYIQTHKVHKIPECPKTYHIGYVLPKPSAYLEGINAILQQILAGGLLDFWIDEMKERAKMNIFQYPEYLAELNASRWKVFTLKDVQLAFYALAIGCALAAVVWLLELWLK, encoded by the exons ATGGCGTCGGGGGCACACCTAAAGCTACAGTTAATTGTGTTGTTTCTCGTGGTCGCAATCAGACCCAATGCTGGACAGCAGGACAATGCGACTACTATCGATAGCTACGCTAGACTTGTGGCACCAATACTCGAGCATCTCAACGATACGCTTCAGCTACACTTGAACAATCTAAGGGAAAGCGATAACTTGCTGGTCAAGTGTCTGCTGCAACAAACGAATATTCCTATAGTTGTCTCCAATGATATGTCAGTGACACAGTCTGTGTTCGTCTCCAAGTTGCTGCATCATTTCTTGATCTATGACACTGTGCAGGAACTAGAAGAGCAGCTTTATCAGTTCTCAGATACTGGCAACTTCTATATAATTGCTTTACTACACACTATAGAAGAGGAGCAACAACGTTTGCAGCAGTTCATGCAGACAGTTTGGTATCAACAAGGACACAATCGCATCTACTACATTCGACAGCAGGCAGAGCAACTGCTACTTTATAACCCTTTTCAAGATAGCATTGTCCTGGTGCAGGATGCGTTTAGCTATCGACGCATTTACGCCAATCTTCATGGCTATGCTTTGCGTGCTTACATCTTTGACTCTGTCTATTCGGCTCTCTATGGCGATGGTGAGAAACAGCAGGTCCTAAGAGTAACTGGTCCCGATGCCAATGTAGGCGAGATTGTGGCCAAGAAACTCAATCTAACCCTGAACTACGTATGGCCGGACGACGAGTTCTTCGG CGGTCTGATGCCTGATGGGAATTATAGCGGCGGCGTGGGACGCGCCCATCGTCACGAACTGGACGTCATCTTTGCGGGCTTCTTCATCAAAGACTACCTGACTACACGCATTCAGTTCTCCGCCGCTGTCTACATGGATGATCTTTGCCTCTATGTGCAAAAGGCTCAGCGAATTCCCCAATCGATTGTACCTCTCTTTGCTGTTCGTCCGGATGTCTGGCTCTGCTTTTTGCTTGTCGGCATAATCTGTGCTTTTATCTGGATGTGTTTGCGTGCTCTGAATCTTAGCCTGCACATTGAGCGTATCCAGGAACAGCAACTGGACAGTAGAAAAGATGTGCATTATCTGAGCACTGCTTGGCGCATCTTTATCGATACTTGGGTGGTTTGGGTGCGCGTCAATATTGTGCAATATCCGCCCTACAACTCGGAGCGAATTTTTCTAGTTTCCATCTGCCTAGTCAGCGTTATCTTCGGAGCTCTACTGGAGTCCAGCTTGGCCACCGCCTACATACGTCCGTTATACTATCGTGATCCTAATACATTGGCTGAACTCGATGCATCGCAATTGCCTATCTATATCAAGCATCCGGCGTTCAAGGATGATTTGTTCTATGGCCACGACTCGGAGGTTTATCGTCGGCTTGATGCGAAGATGATGTTGGTGGGCGAGGGGGAGGATCGCCTTATCAATATGGTCTCCAGGCTGGGCAAATTCGCTGGCGTGACGCGCTCAGCGAGTCTGGAGTTAAGCGACAGACGCTACATTCAGACGCACAAGGTGCACAAGATACCCGAGTGCCCAAAGACCTATCACATTGGCTATGTGCTGCCTAAGCCGTCAGCCTACTTGGAAGGCATCAATGCCATACTCCAGCAGATCTTGGCCGGCGGTCTTTTGGATTTTTGGATTGACGAGATGAAGGAGCGCGCCAAGATGAATATCTTTCAATACCCCGAATACCTGGCCGAACTAAATGCGAGCAGATGGAAGGTCTTCACGCTAAAGGATGTGCAATTGGCCTTCTATGCCTTGGCCATTGGTTGTGCGCTCGCTGCAGTTGTTTGGCTCCTAGAGCTCTGgcttaaataa
- the LOC132787525 gene encoding uncharacterized protein LOC132787525 isoform X2 — protein sequence MLNQLWVSKQIVLKIGDASGLMPDGNYSGGVGRAHRHELDVIFAGFFIKDYLTTRIQFSAAVYMDDLCLYVQKAQRIPQSIVPLFAVRPDVWLCFLLVGIICAFIWMCLRALNLSLHIERIQEQQLDSRKDVHYLSTAWRIFIDTWVVWVRVNIVQYPPYNSERIFLVSICLVSVIFGALLESSLATAYIRPLYYRDPNTLAELDASQLPIYIKHPAFKDDLFYGHDSEVYRRLDAKMMLVGEGEDRLINMVSRLGKFAGVTRSASLELSDRRYIQTHKVHKIPECPKTYHIGYVLPKPSAYLEGINAILQQILAGGLLDFWIDEMKERAKMNIFQYPEYLAELNASRWKVFTLKDVQLAFYALAIGCALAAVVWLLELWLK from the exons ATGTTAAATCAACTTTGGGTTTCTAAACAGATTGTCCTGAAAATAGGTGATGCCAg CGGTCTGATGCCTGATGGGAATTATAGCGGCGGCGTGGGACGCGCCCATCGTCACGAACTGGACGTCATCTTTGCGGGCTTCTTCATCAAAGACTACCTGACTACACGCATTCAGTTCTCCGCCGCTGTCTACATGGATGATCTTTGCCTCTATGTGCAAAAGGCTCAGCGAATTCCCCAATCGATTGTACCTCTCTTTGCTGTTCGTCCGGATGTCTGGCTCTGCTTTTTGCTTGTCGGCATAATCTGTGCTTTTATCTGGATGTGTTTGCGTGCTCTGAATCTTAGCCTGCACATTGAGCGTATCCAGGAACAGCAACTGGACAGTAGAAAAGATGTGCATTATCTGAGCACTGCTTGGCGCATCTTTATCGATACTTGGGTGGTTTGGGTGCGCGTCAATATTGTGCAATATCCGCCCTACAACTCGGAGCGAATTTTTCTAGTTTCCATCTGCCTAGTCAGCGTTATCTTCGGAGCTCTACTGGAGTCCAGCTTGGCCACCGCCTACATACGTCCGTTATACTATCGTGATCCTAATACATTGGCTGAACTCGATGCATCGCAATTGCCTATCTATATCAAGCATCCGGCGTTCAAGGATGATTTGTTCTATGGCCACGACTCGGAGGTTTATCGTCGGCTTGATGCGAAGATGATGTTGGTGGGCGAGGGGGAGGATCGCCTTATCAATATGGTCTCCAGGCTGGGCAAATTCGCTGGCGTGACGCGCTCAGCGAGTCTGGAGTTAAGCGACAGACGCTACATTCAGACGCACAAGGTGCACAAGATACCCGAGTGCCCAAAGACCTATCACATTGGCTATGTGCTGCCTAAGCCGTCAGCCTACTTGGAAGGCATCAATGCCATACTCCAGCAGATCTTGGCCGGCGGTCTTTTGGATTTTTGGATTGACGAGATGAAGGAGCGCGCCAAGATGAATATCTTTCAATACCCCGAATACCTGGCCGAACTAAATGCGAGCAGATGGAAGGTCTTCACGCTAAAGGATGTGCAATTGGCCTTCTATGCCTTGGCCATTGGTTGTGCGCTCGCTGCAGTTGTTTGGCTCCTAGAGCTCTGgcttaaataa
- the LOC132787530 gene encoding uncharacterized protein LOC132787530 isoform X1, giving the protein MDNADKSEEKLRAVILETNDGENPQTNICSYLENLQDRLKLTVKQHSQIINSSVSLIKELGEVSTMLTLSQAGSDLQITKIKRLIMEFENMHSGDSGQALSCNEVRNLQGIIADYRRLDESHLLQDSLMCCKLANESLNKVQTLMNQLTANGWKTNEASPQGSQILGASPSANCSLREKIRAFNQASEQGKNPLQNFAMCFSSKSNTDIIPSRSHTNSGYEGDVDSEVDKSLQS; this is encoded by the exons ATGGACAATGCCGACAAAAGTGAAGAGAAACTTCGTG CAGTTATATTGGAAACAAATGATGGGGAGAATCCGCAGACCAACATTTGCAGCTATTTAGAGAATCTACAGGATCGTCTCAAGCTGACCGTAAAACAGCATTCCCAAATAATTAACTCATCGGTAAGCTTGATCAAGGAACTAGGAGAGGTGTCCACAATGCTGACATTGAGCCAAGCGGGCTCAGATCTGCAGATCACGAAGATCAAGCGCTTAATCATGGAATTCGAAAACATGCACTCTGGCGACTCTGGTCAAGCTTTAAGCTGCAACGAAGTGAGAAATCTTCAGGGAATTATTGCGGATTATCGACGTCTGGACGAGAGTCATTTGCTGCAAGACAGTTTAATGTGTTGCAAACTGGCCAATGAATCATTGAACAAAGTGCAAACGCTGATGAATCAATTGACAGCAAATGGCTGGAAAACGAATGAAGCATCGCCACAGGGAAGTCAAATTTTAGGTGCTAGTCCGAGTGCCAATTGCAGTTTGCGGGAGAAGATACGGGCATTCAATCAAGCCTCTGAGCAGGGCAAGAATCCACTTCAAAACTTCGCAATGTGCTTCAGCAGTAAGAGCAACACAGATATTATACCCAGCCGATCCCACACGAACTCCGGCTACGAGGGAGATGTTGACAGTGAAGTGGATAAGTCGTTGCAATCttaa
- the LOC132787530 gene encoding uncharacterized protein LOC132787530 isoform X2, with product MDNADKSEEKLRVILETNDGENPQTNICSYLENLQDRLKLTVKQHSQIINSSVSLIKELGEVSTMLTLSQAGSDLQITKIKRLIMEFENMHSGDSGQALSCNEVRNLQGIIADYRRLDESHLLQDSLMCCKLANESLNKVQTLMNQLTANGWKTNEASPQGSQILGASPSANCSLREKIRAFNQASEQGKNPLQNFAMCFSSKSNTDIIPSRSHTNSGYEGDVDSEVDKSLQS from the exons ATGGACAATGCCGACAAAAGTGAAGAGAAACTTCGTG TTATATTGGAAACAAATGATGGGGAGAATCCGCAGACCAACATTTGCAGCTATTTAGAGAATCTACAGGATCGTCTCAAGCTGACCGTAAAACAGCATTCCCAAATAATTAACTCATCGGTAAGCTTGATCAAGGAACTAGGAGAGGTGTCCACAATGCTGACATTGAGCCAAGCGGGCTCAGATCTGCAGATCACGAAGATCAAGCGCTTAATCATGGAATTCGAAAACATGCACTCTGGCGACTCTGGTCAAGCTTTAAGCTGCAACGAAGTGAGAAATCTTCAGGGAATTATTGCGGATTATCGACGTCTGGACGAGAGTCATTTGCTGCAAGACAGTTTAATGTGTTGCAAACTGGCCAATGAATCATTGAACAAAGTGCAAACGCTGATGAATCAATTGACAGCAAATGGCTGGAAAACGAATGAAGCATCGCCACAGGGAAGTCAAATTTTAGGTGCTAGTCCGAGTGCCAATTGCAGTTTGCGGGAGAAGATACGGGCATTCAATCAAGCCTCTGAGCAGGGCAAGAATCCACTTCAAAACTTCGCAATGTGCTTCAGCAGTAAGAGCAACACAGATATTATACCCAGCCGATCCCACACGAACTCCGGCTACGAGGGAGATGTTGACAGTGAAGTGGATAAGTCGTTGCAATCttaa
- the LOC132787526 gene encoding solute carrier family 52, riboflavin transporter, member 3-A: protein MSSGTKNNGHSGAVYAVLSTPNDAGFGTRQFDRCANDEPSELSAFFRRGSRHIIANNKMEIKAAGNAFKNRNWIVDLLAIFFGIGTWLGVNGSFIQLPLLVNEAPEGWSLPSYLSVMVQLGNLGPLLYTAFQKYSPWKLNDGWTIHAVLAIGTLTCIFTAFFYNKTATIMGNEHSVALFILTIFTAVNACTSSVLFMPYMGRFKEQYMVTYFIGEGLSGLLPSVTALIQGIGNTGSCVLVNVTETGEEIYEQETQPPLFDTKVFFLILFGLMVLSYIGYTLLHALPLSKREYAQVTVSKGNKYEYGQDDNQPTKVEKLSRGQYIGMLLLMGAISLFSNGMFGSIQSYSSAPYGTRAYHLSATLSVIANPVACFLAMFLHFTSLRVIYVLSTLAAILTGYVFTTAVLSPYPPLYDQTIGMVLVVTAWTLVLGIVSYTKLGITTVMRAQGGQSLVWVGAITQLGSAIGAVSIFFAINYTRYFVAADTSC from the exons ATGTCGTCTGGGACCAAAAATAATGGCCACTCTGGAGCAGTTTACGCCGTGCTCTCGACGCCGAACGACGCCGGATTTGGAACGCGCCAGTTCGACAG ATGCGCCAACGACGAGCCGAGCGAGCTGAGTGCATTCTTCAGGAGAGGCTCACGTCACATcattgccaacaacaagatgGAGATTAAAGCCGCAGGCAATGCGTTCAAGAACCGCAATTGGATCGTCGATTTGCTGGCCATATTCTTTGGCATCGGCACTTGGTTGGGCGTCAATGGCAGTTTTATTCAGCTGCCGTTGCTGGTGAACGAGGCGCCCGAAGGCTGGAGTCTGCCGTCGTATCTCAGCGTCATGGTGCAATTGGGAAATCTCGGACCACTGCTTTACACTGCCTTTCAAAAGTACTCACCCTGGAAGCTCAACGATGGCTGGACCATCCACGCAGTGCTCGCTATTGGCACGCTCACCTGCATCTTCACTGCCTTCTTCTACAACAAAACAGCCACGATCATGGGCAACGAACACAGCGTCGCGCTCTTTATCCTGACCATCTTCACGGCGGTCAATGCATGCACAAGTTCGGTGCTCTTCATGCCCTACATGGGTCGCTTTAAGGAGCAGTACATGGTCACCTATTTCATTGGCGAGGGCTTGAGTGGCCTGCTGCCCAGTGTGACGGCTCTCATCCAAGGCATTGGCAACACGGGCAGCTGTGTGCTGGTGAATGTGACCGAAACAGGAGAGGAAATTTACGAGCAGGAAACGCAGCCGCCGCTCTTCGACACCAAGGTGTTCTTCCTTATCTTATTTGGTCTGATGGTGCTCAGCTATATTGGCTACACGCTGCTCCATGCGCTGCCCTTGTCGAAGCGAGAATACGCTCAGGTGACTGTGAGCAAGGGCAATAAGTACGAGTATGGACAGGATGATAATCAGCCCACCAAAGTGGAGAAACTAAGTAGGGGGCAATACATTGgcatgctgctgttgatgggCGCGATCTCGTTGTTCAGCAATGGCATGTTTGGCAGCATTCAATCCTACTCGAGTGCTCCATATGGCACAAGGGCGTATCATCTGTCGGCCACGCTGAGTGTGATTGCCAATCCGGTGGCCTGTTTCTTGGCCATGTTCCTGCATTTCACATCACTGCGCGTGATCTATGTGCTCTCCACGCTCGCTGCAATCCTCACCGGCTATGTGTTTACCACCGCTGTGCTGAGTCCCTATCCGCCACTCTATGATCAAACAATTGGCATGGTCTTGGTC GTGACAGCTTGGACTCTGGTGCTGGGCATTGTTAGCTACACGAAGCTGGGCATCACCACGGTTATGCGTGCTCAGGGCGGACAATCCTTGGTCTGGGTGGGCGCCATTACGCAGCTGGGTTCAGCCATTGGCGCCGTCTCCATATTCTTTGCAATTAACTACACACGATACTTTGTGGCCGCAGATACGTCTTgttga
- the LOC132787528 gene encoding ferrochelatase, mitochondrial, with amino-acid sequence MQHGKNLKFKLRSHVDYKFLSDNKNAFFLHKTNLSRLANNAANFATSAGRQQQAKTAILMLNMGGPQHTDQVHDYLLRIMTDRDMIQLPVQSRLGPWIAQRRTPEVQKKYKEIGGGSPILKWTELQGQLMCEQLDKVSPATAPHKHYVGFRYVNPLTEDTLAKIENDKPERVVLFSQYPQYSCATSGSSFNSIFSHYRDNSLPTNIKWSIIDRWGTHPLLIKTFAQRIREELAKFVETKRNDVVILFTAHSLPLKAVNRGDAYPSEIGASVHMVMQELGQSNPYSLAWQSKVGPLPWLAPATDDAIKGYVKQGRKNFILVPIAFVNEHIETLHELDIEYCDELAKDVGVEEIRRAAAPNDHPLFIEALSSIVADHLKSTQPVNPKFLMRCPMCTNPRCRESKKWYQQLCSH; translated from the exons ATGCAGCAtgggaaaaatttgaaattcaagttGCGGTCACACGTTGATTACAAGTTTCTCTCTGATAACAagaatgctttttttttgcataagACAAATTTAAGTAGATTGGCAA ACAATGCTGCCAACTTCGCGACAAGCGCTGGCCGCCAGCAACAGGCCAAGACTGCAATTCTCATGCTTAACATGGGAGGACCTCAGCATACAGATCAAGTGCACGATTATCTGTTGCGTATTATGACTGATCGAGATATGATTCAACTGCCAGTGCAGAGCCGACTGGGCCCATGGATTGCCCAGCGGCGTACACCAGAAGTGCAAAAGAAATACAAGGAAATCGGAGGCGGTTCGCCAATACTCAAGTGGACAGAGTTGCAGGGTCAATTGATGTGCGAGCAGCTAGATAAAGTGTCGCCGGCAACAGCGCCCCATAAACACTACGTCGGATTCCGTTATGTTAATCCGCTGACAGAGGACACGCTGGCCAAGATTGAGAA TGATAAACCGGAACGCGTGGTGCTCTTCTCTCAGTACCCACAATACAGCTGCGCCACATCTGGCTCAAGCTTCAACTCTATCTTCTCCCACTACCGCGATAA TTCGCTGCCCACCAATATCAAGTGGAGCATTATCGATCGGTGGGGCACACATCCGCTGCTTATCAAGACATTCGCTCAGCGCATACGCGAAGAACTGGCCAAGTTTGTGGAAACCAAGCGCAATGATGTCGTCATACTCTTTACCGCACACTCGTTGCCTCTCAAGGCGGTGAATCGAGGTGACGCTTATCCCTCTGAGATTGGCGCCAGTGTTCACATGGTCATGCAAGAGCTGGGCCAGAGTAATCCCTATAGCTTGGCCTGGCAGTCGAAAGTGGGTCCTTTGCCGTGGCTGGCACCGGCTACCGATGATGCAATTAAA GGCTACGTGAAGCAAGGTCGCAAGAATTTTATTCTAGTACCTATTGCCTTTGTGAATGAGCATATTGAGACGCTGCACGAACTGGATATTGAGTACTGCGATGAACTAGCCAAGGATGTCGGTGTGGAGGAGATTCGCCGAGCTGCCGCACCTAATGATCATCCTTTGTTTATAGAGGCGCTAAGCAGCATTGTGGCGGATCATTTAAAGTCCACTCAACCTGTGAATCCAAAGTTCTTAATGCGGTGTCCAATGTGCACCAATCCACGCTGCCGCGAGAGCAAGAAATGGTATCAACAGCTCTGCTCGCATTGA
- the LOC132785032 gene encoding 39 kDa FK506-binding nuclear protein, translating to MSMFWGLSMKPNRKYTQTIVKSFHISGAALEEGDLAKLYITADKNKFIVATLSKNIPQIALDLNFCKGDKIMFQTTGNASVSLIGYLHDAEESDDEDFEDDEYAALAEGLEKGEGAENESDSEEGSDDEEDADDSKLAAEYSSFLEDNESGEEEESDDDDEEEEEEDEESDEEDTPKAKKAKIAESAKKPAKAQNGVAKADKKQQQQQQQQQQKSKKDKKAAGEDKKEQPKGKEGKQQQQQQSGGERTIAGGVKVQDLNAGNGPEAKQGKRVSVYYIGRLKSNNKTFDSMQKGNGFKFALGGGEVIKGWDVGVAGMKVGGKRRITCPAHMAYGARGHPPTIPPNSTLVFDVELKAVH from the exons ATGTCGATGTTTTGGG GATTAAGTATGAAGCCTAAccgcaaatacacacaaaccATTGTGAAATCTTTCCACATTTCTGGCGCCGCCTTGGAAGAAGGCGATTTGGCCAAACTTTATATTACGGCcgataaaaataagtttattgTGGCGACTTTATCCAAGAACATCCCACAGATCGCATTGGACTTGAATTTCTGCAAAGGCGACAAGATCATGTTCCAAACAACTG GCAATGCTAGCGTTTCATTGATTGGTTACCTACATGATGCTGAGGAATCTGACGATGAAGATTTCGAGGATGATGAGTATGCAGCCCTTGCCGAAGGCCTGGAGAAAGGCGAAGGTGCAGAGAATGAGTCTGACTCTGAAGAAGGAAGCGACGATGAGGAGGACGCGGATGACAGCAAACTAGCTGCTGAATACTCATCATTCCTCGAAGATAATGAATCTGGCGAAGAAGAGGAaagcgatgatgatgatgaagaagaggaggaggaggatgaggaaTCCGATGAAGAGGATACACCCAAGGCCAAGAAAGCCAAGATTGCAGAGAGTGCAAAAAAACCCGCCAAGGCGCAAAACGGTGTCGCCAAAGCCGacaagaagcagcaacagcaacaacagcagcagcaacagaagtcAAAAAAAGATAAGAAAGCTGCTGGCGAAGACAAGAAGGAGCAGCCCAAGGGCAAAGAgggcaagcagcaacagcagcagcaatctgGTGGAGAGCGCACAATTGCTGGCGGCGTTAAGGTGCAGGATTTGAATGCCGGCAATGGTCCTGAGGCCAAGCAAGGCAAACGCGTCTCGGTTTACTACATTGGTCGCCTTAAGTCCAACAACAAGACGTTCGACAGCATGCAAAAGGGCAACGGATTTAAGTTTGCCCTCGGCGGTGGCGAAGTTATCAAGGGCTGggatgttggtgttgctggCATGAAGGTTGGCGGCAAGCGTCGCATTACTTGCCCCGCCCATATGGCATATGGTGCTCGTGGTCATCCGCCCACCATTCCACCAAACTCGACTCTGGTCTTTGACGTGGAGCTGAAGGCtgttcattaa
- the LOC132785033 gene encoding large ribosomal subunit protein bL9m, with translation MLKNICVTQFNLLKSVTSLQQQVRTTFVLKRKYDPLLHKTNQKPRRMRAKHFIYELVEDTLVKKSPNMEVVLKTFVEGVGDKGDVVSMKPNFVYNKLLLPGLATYKTPENIAKYAKTEAEKSAVKHSSPYAQRTVNMLESIVLAVIMNKDEPWVIEPWHIKASLRKAGFHCREECITLPKERIEGPDLRKENKEFNCTITINKLEQANLKCRIHHWSTDPSERLPYVLEHWKLPSEPLLDVGLPERSETPEKQA, from the exons ATgctgaaaaatatttgtgtaacACAGTTCAATCTTCTTAAAAGTGTCACCAGCCTGCAGCAACAAGTGCGA ACCACGTTCGTGTTGAAGCGCAAGTATGATCCTCTATTACACAAGACCAATCAAAAACCGCGTCGCATGCGCGCTAAGCACTTCATTTATGAACTGGTTGAAGACACGCTCGTCAAGAAAAGTCCCAACATGGAGGTGGTGCTAAAGACCTTCGTCGAAGGCGTTGGCGACAAAGGAGACGTTGTTTCCATGAAACCCAATTTCGTGTACAACAAACTTTTGCTGCCCGGATTAGCTACCTACAAAACACCCGAGAACATTGCCAAATATGCCAAGACAGAGGCGGAAAAGTCTGCGGTGAAGCATAGTTCGCCCTACGCCCAGCGTACCGTCAATATGCTAGAGTCCATTGTACTGGCGGTGATCATGAACAAGGACGAACCTTGGGTAATTGAGCCATGGCATATTAAAGCATCGTTGCGCAAGGCAGGCTTCCATTGCCGCGAGGAATGCATCACGTTGCCCAAGGAGCGCATCGAGGGACCCGATCTACGCAAAGAGAACAAGGAATTCAACTGCACCATCACGATCAATAAGTTGGAGCAGGCGAATCTAAAATGTCGCATTCACCATTGGAGCACTGATCCCAGCGAACGATTGCCCTATGTTCTGGAGCACTGGAAACTGCCATCCGAGCCTTTATTGGATGTGGGTTTACCCGAGCGAAGTGAAACTCCCGAAAAGCAAGCTTAA
- the LOC132785031 gene encoding melanization protease 1, with amino-acid sequence MKLLLGLLLLQSTFHSYAQEIFGYCTTPSEQSGTCIYLQSCNYLYELVQKRSVSASDRTFLANSQCGYRNNQVIICCANSRRLSDAPVWGNQGLPQPQPQPTVPAKLSGLLPQVPNCGDNFGNRIVGGVNTGKKEFPWLALIEYTKPGNVIGHHCGGSLINNRYVLTAAHCVSAVPANWRLTGVRLGEWDTTMDPDCTKERSGRSDCNDPYVDVPVSEAIPHPQYPGNARDQMNDIALLRLQNQVALTDFISPVCLPTRPEQRNTIFLGRKMVVAGWGRTETNATSNIKLKAEIEPVTSEACNNRYSSQRRSISSSQICAGGVEGVDSCRGDSGGPLVMEEITDGYGNYFLTGVVSYGPTPCGLAGWPGVYTLVSAYIEWIDSTIRP; translated from the exons ATGAAGCTCCTGCTCGGGTTGTTATTGCTGCAAAGCACATTTCACAGCTATGCACAAG AAATCTTTGGATATTGCACAACACCTTCGGAACAAAGCGGAACCTGCATTTATCTACAAAGTTGCAACTATCTTTATGAGCTCGTTCAAAAGCGCTCGGTTTCGGCCAGCGATCGTACATTCCTGGCAAACAGTCAATGTGGCTATCGCAACAATCAGGTTATC ATTTGCTGTGCCAACAGTCGCCGCTTAAGCGATGCGCCAGTTTGGGGAAATCAAGGCCTACCTCAACCACAGCCCCAACCAACGGTTCCCGCGAAACTCTCTGGATTGCTACCCCAAGTGCCCAATTGCGGTGATAACTTTGGCAATCGCATTGTGGGCGGTGTGAATACGGGCAAAAAGGAGTTTCCCTGGCTGGCTCTAATCGAGTACACAAAAC CGGGTAATGTTATCGGTCATCATTGTGGAGGCTCGCTGATCAACAATCGATATGTGCTTACTGCAGCGCATTGTGTATCTGCCGTGCCCGCGAATTGGCGTCTCACTGGTGTGCGTTTGGGTGAATGGGATACAACCATGGATCCCGATTGCACCAAGGAGCGCAGCGGACGCAGCGACTGCAATGATCCTTATGTGGATGTGCCCGTTAGTGAAGCAATACCACATCCACAGTACCCTGGCAATGCTCGTGATCAAATGAATGATATTGCATTGTTGCGCCTGCAAAATCAAGTCGCCTTAACCGACTTCATCTCCCCAGTTTGTTTGCCCACGCGGCCAGAGCAACGCAATACCATTTTCCTTGGTAGAAAAATGGTTGTCGCTGGCTGGGGAAGAACCGAAACGAATGCCACATCCAATATTAAACTAAAGGCTGAAATCGAACCTGTGACCTCAGAGGCCTGCAACAATCGATATTCATCTCAACGACGCTCCATTTCCTCCAGCCAAATTTGCGCTGGTGGCGTGGAAGGTGTCGATTCATGTCGCGGTGACTCGGGCGGTCCCTTAG ttatGGAAGAAATTACTGATGGATATGGCAACTATTTTCTTACCGGCGTGGTGTCGTATGGTCCCACTCCTTGCGGCTTAGCTGGCTGGCCTGGCGTTTACACACTTGTATCCGCATACATTGAATGGATTGACAGCACAATTAGGCCATaa